From the Candidatus Delongbacteria bacterium genome, one window contains:
- a CDS encoding HAMP domain-containing sensor histidine kinase produces MPPFPLIRRLNPLRGSRTALPAVIGLLTVILLGVGLLDYLRVRRLTLRLASDQAQVLVRHVERSTARAALAEQYVKDALSDQLFAVSNLLEELTTGGSAGIDWSGLARRAEVDRLDLFDAEGRWRAGNRGPGRLDEDFQGAGAPDSLTRAGGLFTDSLSGQRYFGVVRRLPRGQRLRVAVDSRQLLAIRRTVGISALLEDLASHPEVRYATLDSREQLIAATPRLPDWVERPGDPEHDQALEVTAFETVTLDSPEGAIFEARTPFGSQPGVVLRLGIVNPGLRQILARARWAIGLRTLLVLALAGVLLAFILSRQSVRLLSGEKRRIEGEVRRLEAERSLRERLAAMGSLAGGVAHEIRNPLNTIAMAAQRLEFQLDPVRHAQLYGEIVQSIRREAQRIERIVGDFLQFARPPAINRQPQDSAAVLQQVVETFASLAQSRGVEFRAELAELPPLRLDADAFRQAVLNLLLNALQALPETGGRVILASGTREGWAWFSVADNGPGVPEEQRRKIFDLYYTTRASGTGLGLPLVQRCAAQHDGHVDVSDTPGGGATFTFFLEIPA; encoded by the coding sequence ATGCCGCCTTTCCCGCTCATCCGCCGGTTGAATCCCCTGCGCGGCTCCCGGACGGCCCTGCCGGCGGTGATCGGTCTGCTGACCGTGATTCTGCTGGGAGTGGGCCTGCTGGACTACCTGCGCGTGCGGCGGCTGACCCTGCGGTTGGCCTCCGACCAGGCCCAGGTGCTGGTGCGGCACGTGGAGCGCTCCACGGCCCGGGCGGCGCTGGCCGAGCAGTATGTGAAGGACGCCCTCAGCGACCAGCTCTTCGCCGTCTCCAATCTGTTGGAGGAGTTGACGACGGGCGGATCGGCCGGCATCGACTGGAGTGGGCTGGCCCGACGGGCGGAAGTGGACCGGCTGGACCTCTTCGATGCCGAGGGCCGCTGGCGCGCGGGCAACCGGGGTCCGGGCCGCCTGGATGAGGACTTCCAGGGCGCGGGAGCGCCGGACTCCCTGACCCGCGCCGGCGGCCTGTTCACGGATTCGCTGAGCGGCCAGCGCTACTTCGGCGTGGTGCGCCGCCTGCCCCGCGGGCAGCGGCTGCGCGTGGCCGTGGACTCGCGTCAGCTGCTGGCCATCCGGCGCACGGTGGGCATCAGCGCGCTGCTGGAGGACCTGGCGAGCCACCCCGAGGTGCGCTACGCCACCCTGGACTCGCGCGAGCAGCTCATCGCCGCCACGCCCCGCCTGCCCGACTGGGTGGAGCGGCCCGGCGACCCTGAGCATGACCAGGCGCTTGAGGTGACGGCCTTCGAGACCGTGACCCTGGACAGCCCGGAGGGGGCGATCTTCGAGGCCCGCACGCCCTTCGGCAGCCAGCCCGGCGTGGTGCTGCGGCTGGGAATCGTCAATCCCGGGCTGCGCCAGATCCTGGCCCGCGCGCGCTGGGCCATCGGACTGCGCACGCTGCTGGTGCTGGCCCTGGCCGGCGTGCTGCTGGCCTTCATCCTCTCCCGGCAGTCCGTCCGCCTGCTCTCGGGCGAGAAGCGGCGCATCGAAGGTGAGGTGCGGCGGCTGGAGGCGGAGCGCAGCCTGCGCGAGCGGCTGGCGGCGATGGGCTCGCTGGCCGGCGGGGTGGCCCACGAGATCCGCAACCCGCTCAACACCATCGCCATGGCCGCCCAGCGGCTGGAGTTCCAGCTGGATCCCGTCCGCCACGCCCAGCTCTATGGAGAGATCGTCCAGTCCATCCGCCGGGAGGCCCAGCGCATCGAGCGGATCGTCGGCGACTTCCTGCAGTTCGCCCGCCCGCCCGCCATCAACCGGCAGCCGCAGGATTCCGCGGCCGTCTTGCAGCAAGTGGTGGAGACCTTCGCCAGCCTGGCCCAGAGCCGCGGCGTGGAGTTCCGGGCGGAGCTGGCCGAGCTGCCGCCGCTGCGGCTGGACGCCGACGCCTTCCGCCAGGCCGTGCTCAACCTGCTGCTCAACGCCCTGCAGGCCCTGCCCGAGACAGGCGGGCGCGTGATCCTGGCCAGCGGCACCCGCGAAGGCTGGGCCTGGTTCTCCGTGGCGGACAACGGGCCGGGCGTGCCCGAGGAACAGCGCCGCAAGATCTTCGACCTGTACTACACCACCCGGGCCAGCGGCACGGGCCTTGGCCTGCCCCTGGTCCAGCGCTGCGCGGCCCAGCACGACGGCCACGTGGACGTCTCGGACACGCCCGGCGGCGGCGCCACCTTCACGTTTTTCCTGGAGATCCCCGCATGA